Genomic window (Syntrophaceae bacterium):
CATCGGTGAACGTAACCTGTTCGTTGATGCGGTGCGGTTCGTCATCCCAGCCAGCTGCCTGGAGTTTGGGAACGATATAGCGGCGGCAGGTATCGGCTTCGTTCAAGGCCATGGCTACCCCCGCCTCACGTGTTCATCTTCGCGCTTCAACCATTCGTCGATGGACTCCCGATGGAAACGCAGGTGGCGTCCGACCTTTTGAGAAGGGATCTTTCCCTCCCGAACAAGCTTGTAGAGCGTCGACTTCGGTATTTTCAGATAAAGGGATAACTCTTCTATGGTCAGGACGTTGTCCGGTTTGTTTTCCATCAGAAGCACCTCTGCAGTGTCCAGGTAAATTTATCCTTATTATACCTCATCACAGAGATGTAGGTTACAGTTCGTGTCAGTTCGTGTCAATTATTTTTTGGAATAGCCGGCGGGTTCAATCGAGGACCGGCTCAGCGCCAAGTGCCGTCCGGTAACGATTTGAAACGGCCTTCTATGTTGCTTCCGGCAACATAGACCCACGCAGTCAGCACCTTTCCTTGGTTCATACATGCTGTGACCAGAACACGGCGGTAGAGGCAGGGACCGCCGGGGTGGAACCCCTCCAGCCGGTCGATGGCCGGGAGGCGGGTCTCGGGGTCGTCGAAGGCAAGAAGCTCCCCGTACACGAGACCCCAGGGCGCGCCCGTGACGTTCTTCGGGAACCGGTCGGGGGTTGGCTCGGGAATGGACATACGAGCCGCAACGAGCGCTTGTGTGGCCACGTCGGCGTGCGGATTGGTGGTCCCGACGGCGAGGATGTCCTCTTCCGGGACCTGCAGGACGGGGATTCCGGAGGATGTCTCGAAGAGGCGGCCGCGGACCAAGGCGTCCTCCACCGTCACGACGCCCCGGCAGAAGCGGTCGTGGTTCCAGAAACCGCGCTTCAGTGTGCCGTAGACAAAGAGTCTCAGCATTCCGCTTGTGTTCCCGTTCGAGGGTTCTGTTGGGTTCATTGCCTGGTTCATCGGGTTCATTGGGGTGTCTGTCATGGCTCCGCGCCCTTTCTCTCCTGGGCGACGAACTCGAAGGGCTCCACCGAGTACGCGGCCAGGTCCTCGCGCCGGAACACCACCAGGCTCATGGGCGGGACCGCAATCTCACGCCAGCCTTTTTCCTCCGCCAGCACGGCGTCGAGGTATGCGGGGTCCGAAGCGTAGAGAACCGCTTTGCGGCGGGGATGCCAGCGCAGTTCCAACGGCCGATTCCCCTTGAGCACAAAGACGGTGCCCGGGTCGGTCCGGCAGGCGATGACGGCGGTGATCTGACCCCGACAGCGTCGGAGCCGGGCTTTGAACCGCTCGATATCCATGGCCCCGTCCCGGGCGGCGTTCGCGGCCAGGCGGAACAGAATCTCGCTGTCCACCTCGGCGAAGCGCCGCATCTTCCAGCGCCGGAACAGGTAGTCGGCGTTGTAAATGGTGCCGTTGTGGGTGCCGATCACCTCCCCGGCGCGGATCGGGTGGTTGTTGCTGTTGACCCGCTCGTCCCCTCGGGTGCGCCACCGGGTATGGCCGAGCAGGAGCGTGGCGCGGTTGTCCATAGAGGCAAGGAGTTCGGCGAAGGCCTTGTCCGTGACGAACCGCTCGGCCGTCACCGGCCGCTTGAAGAGCCGGTGTCCGCCGTCGGTGTCGAGCCATGCCGCGCCGGTGGCGTGTGGTCCGCGCTCCTCGCTCAATACAAGCAGGCGGGTGAAGAGCCAGGCGAGATACTCCCGCTCCTCGGCGCGTCGCCGCTTATTTCCGAAGATGACTCCCGCGAGCCCGCACATCAGGATTTCCCTCCCTGCGGATCGACGATGAACCCGCGGAAGACGCCCTCGGCGTATTCCTTCGGATGCTCCTCGATCCAGCTCGCGGCATCGGGATATCCGAGCTCCCCAGCCAGCCGGGCGACGACCGGCCGGTCGAGCATGTTGGTCAACCCCGAGAGCCGGACCGCGTCGATGCCCTGCCAAACCAGGGAGGGAATCGGTATCCGGGCCGATTTGTCGTCCTGCACCTCGGCAAGGCCATGTTTGATCAGGGCATCCAGGAAGGATGCGGCCTTTTCCTCCGACGTATCGCCCCGGACCGTAAGCTCGACGCCAGACAGCATCTTGGCGTTGCGCAGGACCATGTCGATGTAATCCTCGAGGTCCCGCTGGTCGGAAAAGAGCGTGGCTCCTTTCATGGCCAAGACCACGTCGGTCACCGTCGCCCCGGTGAAGATTTCGCCGTCGCCTTCCAGCGGCTGCCCATTGAGGGCGGTGTTTCGAATCAGCACTCTCATGACGCGCCTCCTTGCGTCCCGCCGGTCTCGTCCCCCGAAAATGCCGGAGGCCGGGATTCGATTGCGGATTGCGGATTTTGAATTGCGGATTGGGTACTTTCCGGTTTAGGTCTGCCTCGCTTGAACGCCGAGTCCCCCGGCAGGGCGGCGATCAAATGCTTGCGCGCGGTCTTGAACTCATCGCCGATGAGCCCCAGGTGGAGCAGGAAGACCCGGAAGTCGTACCGGGCGCTCTGCGGGTCGAAGGACCGTTTGCGGCTCGATGCCGCCCGGCCGTTCAGCGCCTTGGCTGCCACGGCCAGGACCAGTTGGACGTAGGCTTTCACCTTCCCCGCGTGGAGCGTCCCTTCGAACCAACGGAACTCGACCGTGCCCCGGTACCAAACGTTATGCAGGTTCACCCCGTGGTAGCGGGTGCTGTCATAGTGCTGGGGCTGCCGGTTGTGATAGCCGTACCAAATGTGGTTGAGCTGGTCCCTGGTCCTGGGACGGCGACGCTCGATTTGCGCGATGAGATCGTCGCTCACCGGTTTGCTGTAGCTCCGGCGACGGGTCTCGTTCACGCCCAGGGCGGTGAGAATGAGCGCTTCCTGTTTGTAGACGATCTTGGCGAGGTTCGCGAGGGTCCGGCCGTCGAAGGCCGTGGCGTCGACGTGGACGTGGATGCCGCAGCGTTCGTCCACCTTGGCTCCGCAGGCCCGCAGGGCCCGGACGACCTCCTGGAGGACGGGGATGTCCTCGTAGGACAGGACGGGGCTCACCACCTCGGCCCGCAGGTGGATCGGCACATTGATGAGCGAGCCGTCGGATACCACTTTCCAGACCCGTCCATGGTTGTCGGTGACTTCCCAGGGGTCGAAGCTGCCCGGGCTGCCGATGTGGCGGACTTGGCCGCCCACCACCGACTGGATTGCCTGGGCGACCCGCTCGCGCGTCCGTTTGACTGTCTCGATCTCGATTCCGAAGTTGATCCGGCGTAAGTCCATGGTCTCTCCTTGCGTTCTGTAAGCCCTTTCCCGGCAAGGGATTGGCTCTTGTGTTCACACACATACAGGCTTCTTTCCGAACAGAAAGCAAGGCGAATTCGACACATAGCCCCTTTGATTCCAATGAGTTATGTACATGGAGGCGTAACCTGCGGAAACACGCCGGGATTACTGGGTTGCCAGGGACAGATATTTTTTTGGTTTTAACCCTTGACTCTGTAGTATAGTACGGACCTTATAATGTAATCAGAGCGAAAGGAGACCCTGATGGAATCGCTGACAATCGGAAAGGTCGCCCGCCTCGCGGAGATCGGAATCGAAACCGTTCGGTTCTATGAGCGGGAGGGTCTCATCGAGGAACCTCCTCGCAGGGAATCCGGATACCGGCAATATCCCGAAGAAACCGTCCACCGGCTCCGCTTCATAAAGCGAGCGAAGGAACTCGGGTTCACGCTCAGGGAGATCAAAGAGCTACTGGGATTGCGCGTCGATTTGTCGTCGTCGGCCACTTGCAATGCGGTTCGAAAACTGGCTGAGGAAAAAATCGAGGACGTGCGCGGCAAGATAAGGACCCTACAGAGGATGGAGGCGGTTCTCGCGCGGCTCGTAGGTAGCTGTCGAAATCGCTCCGTTACCAGCGCGTGTCCCATCCTTGAAGTGCTTCAACAGGACGAAACAAATGAAAGTGAACGGAATAGGTCAGGACAAAGCGACAAGTAAGGCGGGGACCATCGCCCAGGCGGGTGCGTTGATATCGGCCGTGCTCGCATCCGCCTGTTGTTGGCTGCCGCTGTTGCTCATCGCGTTCGGAGTATCGGGCGGAACGATGGCCGCCAAGTTCGAGGCATCCCGGCCCGTGTTGCTGCCTGTGACCTTCGCCCTGCTCGGCCTGGCGTTCTTCTTCACTTACCGAAAGCCGAAAGTCGTCGCGGCCGCTGCTTCAGGCGGCGGGGAGTCGTGTGGTTGTCCGCCGGAGCACGCGAAGGGGTTTACGATCAAGAGATTGAACAAGATCATGCTCTGGGTGGTCACCGTCTTCGTGCTCGCCTTCGCCTTTTTCCCGAATTACGTCGGTTTCCTCTTGGCGGGCAACGGCACGGCTCAAGTCAGGGCAGACACTGAAAGTGTCGAATGGAGGATGACCATCAAAGGCATGACCTGCCAGGGTTGCGCCGCGCACATCCAGTCGGAGCTAATCAAGGTACCCGGTGTCTCGGAAGCGAAGGTGGACTACGAGCAGAGCAGCGCGGTGATCACCGCGACACCCGCGGTGAACGAGACGGTCTTGCGGAAGGCGGTCGAGGTCGCGGGCTATTCCGTGTCATCGATTGAAAATACCCGCAAGAAACAAGGAGGCATCCAATAATGGGATCGAGAGAATACCGCTTCATCGTCCGGGGCATGACCTGCGGGCACTGTGCAGATACGGTCAAGAAAGCCGCCGTGAGCGTGGCCGGTGTCGAAAGAGCGGAGGTCGACCTTGAGTCCGGCCTCGCCTTCGTCATCGGAGAAACGGAGTTGGACCCGCAACAGGTGGTTTCCGCGATAGGTCAAGCGGGATACCGTACAGAGATGGAGAAGTCCGGCACTGAACAGTCGGTTCATGCTCCGCGGTCGGCTCCGGCTCATATTTCCAAGCCGAATGGCGCGGACGCCGACCTGATCATTGTCGGCGGCGGTTCCGCCGGGTTCGCCGCGGCCATCCGAGGGCATGAGTTGGGCGCGAAAGTGATCCTGGTCAACGCCGGGGTCATCGGAGGGACGTGCGTCAATGTCGGTTGCGTCCCCTCCAAGACGCTCATCCGGGCAGCGGAAGCCCGTCATCGGGCGGCGCATATCCGTTTTGTAGGCATTGAATCTTCATCCCATGTTTCGGATTTCGCCGCGATCATCCGGCAGAAGGACGAGTTGGTCGGTTCCCTTCGCCAGGCGAAATATGTCGATGTCCTGGCCGCTTATGAGAACGTCCGGCTGGTGGAAGGCCGCGCGCGGTTTGTCTCGCGGGATGCGATCACGGTGGACGGCCGAACGATACGCGCCCCGCGCATCGTCGTCACCACCGGCTCGCGCCCTTGGATACCGCCCATTCCCGGCTTGCGCGAAGTCGAGCTTCTGACCAGCACCACGGCCTTCGAACTCGACCGCCTGCCCGAATCGGTGGTCGTCCTTGGCGGACGCTACATCGCGCTGGAATGCGCCCAAATGCTCGCCCGGCTCGGAGCCAAGGTTACGATCCTCCAGCGGAGCGACCATCTCCTGCCCGATGAAGATGAGGACCTGACCGACGCCCTGGCGGGTTACCTGCGTGAGGACGGTATCGCTGTCGAGACCTCGGTGCGCATAGAGCGCGTGTCCCATGATCCGGGGCAAGTGACCGTTCAGGCGCGGATCGGCGGCGAAGAAAGAA
Coding sequences:
- a CDS encoding gamma-glutamylcyclotransferase produces the protein MLRLFVYGTLKRGFWNHDRFCRGVVTVEDALVRGRLFETSSGIPVLQVPEEDILAVGTTNPHADVATQALVAARMSIPEPTPDRFPKNVTGAPWGLVYGELLAFDDPETRLPAIDRLEGFHPGGPCLYRRVLVTACMNQGKVLTAWVYVAGSNIEGRFKSLPDGTWR
- a CDS encoding MerR family DNA-binding protein; amino-acid sequence: MESLTIGKVARLAEIGIETVRFYEREGLIEEPPRRESGYRQYPEETVHRLRFIKRAKELGFTLREIKELLGLRVDLSSSATCNAVRKLAEEKIEDVRGKIRTLQRMEAVLARLVGSCRNRSVTSACPILEVLQQDETNESERNRSGQSDK
- a CDS encoding glucosamine 6-phosphate synthetase, which gives rise to MCGLAGVIFGNKRRRAEEREYLAWLFTRLLVLSEERGPHATGAAWLDTDGGHRLFKRPVTAERFVTDKAFAELLASMDNRATLLLGHTRWRTRGDERVNSNNHPIRAGEVIGTHNGTIYNADYLFRRWKMRRFAEVDSEILFRLAANAARDGAMDIERFKARLRRCRGQITAVIACRTDPGTVFVLKGNRPLELRWHPRRKAVLYASDPAYLDAVLAEEKGWREIAVPPMSLVVFRREDLAAYSVEPFEFVAQERKGAEP
- a CDS encoding amidoligase family protein, coding for MDLRRINFGIEIETVKRTRERVAQAIQSVVGGQVRHIGSPGSFDPWEVTDNHGRVWKVVSDGSLINVPIHLRAEVVSPVLSYEDIPVLQEVVRALRACGAKVDERCGIHVHVDATAFDGRTLANLAKIVYKQEALILTALGVNETRRRSYSKPVSDDLIAQIERRRPRTRDQLNHIWYGYHNRQPQHYDSTRYHGVNLHNVWYRGTVEFRWFEGTLHAGKVKAYVQLVLAVAAKALNGRAASSRKRSFDPQSARYDFRVFLLHLGLIGDEFKTARKHLIAALPGDSAFKRGRPKPESTQSAIQNPQSAIESRPPAFSGDETGGTQGGAS
- the merA gene encoding mercury(II) reductase, producing the protein MGSREYRFIVRGMTCGHCADTVKKAAVSVAGVERAEVDLESGLAFVIGETELDPQQVVSAIGQAGYRTEMEKSGTEQSVHAPRSAPAHISKPNGADADLIIVGGGSAGFAAAIRGHELGAKVILVNAGVIGGTCVNVGCVPSKTLIRAAEARHRAAHIRFVGIESSSHVSDFAAIIRQKDELVGSLRQAKYVDVLAAYENVRLVEGRARFVSRDAITVDGRTIRAPRIVVTTGSRPWIPPIPGLREVELLTSTTAFELDRLPESVVVLGGRYIALECAQMLARLGAKVTILQRSDHLLPDEDEDLTDALAGYLREDGIAVETSVRIERVSHDPGQVTVQARIGGEERSFKAERILCATGRRPITEDMGLEGAGIGLGEDGRIVVDDHLRTSAAGVYAAGDVIGEPAFVYTAAYEGRLAAENALDGGNRKRDYAALPWVIFTDPQVAGVGMNEKEALRAGIEIDTAKLDLSNVPRALAARDTRGFIKLIKQRGGDKLLGARVLAQEGGEQIMEAAMAIRFGLGVSEIAAMFHPYLTQAEGIKLCAQAFSKDVKKLSCCSA
- a CDS encoding helix-turn-helix domain-containing protein, coding for MMENKPDNVLTIEELSLYLKIPKSTLYKLVREGKIPSQKVGRHLRFHRESIDEWLKREDEHVRRG
- a CDS encoding DUF5049 domain-containing protein; translated protein: MLSGVELTVRGDTSEEKAASFLDALIKHGLAEVQDDKSARIPIPSLVWQGIDAVRLSGLTNMLDRPVVARLAGELGYPDAASWIEEHPKEYAEGVFRGFIVDPQGGKS